From the Halococcus saccharolyticus DSM 5350 genome, the window TGTCTCGGACGACGAGACCACCACGATGGAGTCCTGCGTCGGGCTGTAGTACCCGAGGACGTTCTGACCGCGGTTCGACTGCTGGACTGCGAGCGAGTTCTCGTCCTCGCCGATCAGGAACAGTCCCTCGAACTTCGTGTTGTCGAACGTCCGAAACGCCGGTGCGGCGTCGCCGCTGACTCCGCTGCTCGGTCGCTGCTGGAACTCCTCGCGCGAGATCACCTCGACCGGCACCGTCTGGTTGAACTCGAGCTGTCGGATCCGTTCCAACCGGGCCATCGTGCGGTTGACGACCGCCCGTCGCTCGGTCACGTTGAGACCGTCCTCACCGGCGACCGGTACCGACTCGTTGTACCAGTAGCCACCCTCCCACCCGAGTACGTCCTCGGACGGATCGGCGAGGCTCCGTACCGCCTGTTGACTGCTCTCGGTGGACGAGTCGGCACCGGTCGACCCGTCGGTTTCGCTGGCCGTTCCGGCCGCGGCGTCGGTCGCCGGCGTGGTGGTCGCCTCATCGGACGTGGGTGACGCTTCCGGTGCGGTGTCGTTGCCGGCCGATCCGTTGCCGGCGGTGAAGGGCACGCTACAGCCGGCGAGAACCACGAAGACGGCGAACAACAGGGCGGCGAGCTGTCGCATATTCGGGTGACGGAGGCGACGGACAAAAAGGACCCGACCGGAGAAACTGACTTCCGGAAACCGGCCTTGCATTACGCATGGAGTTCGATCCCGACCGAACCGCCGTCGTAGTGGTCGACATGCAAAACGGGTTTTGTCATCCCGAGGGCAGCCTCTACGCTCCGGGGAGCGAGGAGGTCGTCGATCCGATCGCGGACCTGCTCGACGACGCCCGCGACGCCGGCGCGAGTGTCATCTTCACGCGGGACGTCCACCCGCCCGAGCAGTTCGAGGACACCCACTACTACGACGAGTTCGACCGCTGGGGCGAGCACGTCGTCGAGGGGTCGTGGGAGACCGAGATCGCCGATGGGCTCGACGTTTCCCCCGGGGATCACGTGGTCGAGAAACACACCTACGACGCCTTCTACGAGACCGAGCTGGAGGGGTGGCTCGACGCCCACGGGATCGACGATCTCGTGATCTGTGGGACGCTCGCCAACGTCTGCGTACTTCACACAGCCGGCAGCGCCGGCCTTCGGGATTTCCGTCCGGTGCTCGTCGACGATGCGATCGGGTATATCGAGGAGGATCACCACGAGTACGCGCTCGATCACGCCGACTGGCTGTTCGGCGAGGTCACGGAGCGCACCGACATCACGTTCGGATAGAAGAGCACTCCCGGTCGAACACCACACGTGGACGTGAATCAGCCCCGGAACAGCCGATAGGCACCCTGCCCCGTGGCGACCGGCTTCATCTCACCGTCGGGAGCCTCGCTCTCGACCGTCACCGTTGAAACACCGACGGTCGATCCCGCACGGATCACGTCGGCAGTCGCGATGAGATCGCCGCCGGCCGGTCGGAGGTAGTTCACGTTGAGGTTGATGGTCGCGACACCGTCGCTCATCGGGTCGTCGAGAGCGGGCCGGAGCGCGATCCCACCGGCAGTGTCGATCAGCGTCGCAGCGATCCCGCCGTGGATGTCCGAAGTCGCGTCGTCGTCGCCGTTCGGTCGCGTGTTCGTGAGCTTCTCGTCGAAGGGGATCGTCATCACGAGCCGATCGTGTTCCATCGATTCGACCTGTGTCCCGAGCCACGACAGGTAGCCGTGGTCGTCGATGTACGCCTGCAGGAAGGCGGCCGCGTCGTCCGTCTCGTCGATCATGGAGCCACCGCGAGCGCCAGCGGTTAGTAGCCACCGGTGCGTGAGACGTCACGGCAGGCAACAGCGTGAGGATGGAGCGGCCACAACGACCGTCGTGACCGACGATCCCGAATACGACCTCGATTTTCGCGCTCACCCTGAAAAATACGAGATCGGTCGGGGTGAGGAAGGAGTGTTCAAGATCGAACCCTACAAGAGCGAACTCCTCCCGTTGTGGGGGTACACGGACCGCGAGACCGCGGACGAGTCGGGCGAGGCCATCTACGAGCGGTATCTGGAATACCGGGCGGCTGGCGAGTTCCCGGGGATGGACATGGCGCGGAAGTACCTCCAGATGGGCTACACCCGATCGATGCGCTACGCTCGGTATCCCGGCGGCCAGAAGTACGCTGACGGCGAGGAACGCGAGCCCGAACACTGGGCCGACCACGACAAGCGCGAGGCCGCGCTCGTCTACGAGGTCTGGTGGAACCGAGTCGAGAACGACGACGAGTACCAACGGCTGGAGGCACAGCATCGAGAACGCGACTGACTCGGTATTGTCGAGAGCGACGTGACGCTGGTCAGAATCTACCTCTTATCGCGACAAACCGATGAGAAACTAGTGTGTGGTCCGGAACGCCCGCACTCACCCGAAACAACTGAGAACCGCAGGCCACACCCTCCCCAGCCGATTCGCTCGTTCGTTTCACTCACTCGCTCATCCCTCGCACGAGTCGCGCGTCTTCGACGCGCTCCCGCGCGCCAACCGTAACCGCTCAGCACCGCAGCCGCATCCGTCGTCAGTCTCAGAACAGCGCTTCGGACTCGTCGAGGATGCGTGCAGGGCCACCGACTTCCCAGACGCGGGTGTCGACGCCGCAGTCGGCCACACGCTTCTCGACGCGCTCGACGTACTCGGCGGTGGTGTTGACGTAGACGCTCGCGCCCGTGTCGGTCGAGAAGTAGACTGGAACACCCGATTCCCGGAGGTCGCGGACCGCGGCGAAGATTTCGAGGGTTGCAGGCCGCCAGTAGACCCAGCCCGCGGGGCCGGTCATTGTGGTCGCGGCGAGCGAGAGCGAGTCGTGTTCGGCGAGTTCGAAGGTGCGGTCGAAATCGCTCTCACGGAGCGCGTCGCGCATCTCCGCGAGTTGGCCGTGGACGTGGGCGAGCCGTGCCTCGAACATGTGGCTCTCGGCGGCCTCACGGTGGGCTTCTTCGGTCTCCTTGTACGCGGGCACGAGCGCCGCCACGATACGGAGATCGTCTTCGAGGTCGCTCTCGATCCGCTCGGATCGACAGTCGATGTCGTTGCGTCCCGTATGCAGATCCGAGAACCCGCCCGTGACCGCTCGCGCCGACGACGCCGACCCGCGCCGCGCGACCGTCGAAACTTCGGGCAGGGTGAGATCGAGGCCCGCCGCCGTCGTCAGGGCCATCGCCGCCGCCGCGAAGCCCGACGACGACGAGCCAAAGCCCACGTTCGTCGGGAAATCACTCTCACTCTCGAAGCGCACGGGGGCTTCGACATCTGCGAGTTCACGCACGCGCGAGACGACGCTCTCGATGCGCTCGCGGCCCCGTCCCTCCACGGTCTCGCCGTCGACGACGTACCGATCCTCGTCGAGCGACTCGTCGAACTCGACGGTGGTGGTAGTGTTGCTCGGGGCGGTGCAGACGCTGATCGAGTCGTGGTACGGCAGTCGTAGCTCTTGGTCGACCATCCCGTGGTACTTGACGAGTCCCTGAATCGGGTGGGCGCGCGCGGTGGCTTTCATACCTGCGAAGCGGCCGACACGCGAATAAACGTCCCGAAACGGTGCGCTCCACTGGTGGTGCTGCCGGTGGGACACCCCTTGCTTTTGGTTGCGGTGGCGCGCGGGAGCAGTGCGGGACCGAAGGTCCCGCAGACCGTGCGAACGGGTGCTTCGCGCCCGTGAGCAGACGCCAGAGGCGCGACTCGTGCGAGGTCTGCGCGAGCGGTGCGAGGCGCGACCGGAGGGAGCGCCTCGATGCGAATAGCGCGAGACCTTCGGTCTCGCGAACCGTTCGAGCGGGCCTTCGGCCCGCGAGAAGACGGCGAACGGAGTGAGCCGTGAGCGCAGCGAGTGCAGGCTCGTCAGAGCGAAGCTCTGACGGCGGATGACCGAGAGAGCGAACGAAGTGAGCGATCGAGGGAGTCGGTTGGGGAGGCGTGTGGACGTTGTGGTACGATAGCGGAGCGGTGGCGGTTTCTCATATACGCCGGCACTCGCGGTTCGTTGTTTGTTTCGACCGCATCAAACCGGCGTGAACGATCGGCGGAATACCGGGTGGCTCAACGCTTTTCTCCCGGGCCGACGATTCGACAGCATGACCTCCGCGAACCCGATCGAATCGGCCGCAATCGTGCTCTACGAGGGGTTCGACGAACTCGACGCGATCGGCCCGTACGAGGTGTTCCAAAACGCCGCCGAAGCAGGGGCCGATCTCGACGTTGCACTCTGCACGCTCGAACCCGCAGACAGGGTGACGGCGAGTCACGGTCTCGTCATCGAACCCGACGCTGCGTTCGACGATCTCGCCGCCGACCCCGATCTCGTCGTGGTTCCCGGTGGCGGGTGGAACGATGGAGCCGAGCACGGCGCGCGGGCCGAAGTCGAACGTGGTGGGCTTCCGGACGCGATCGCGGAACGATATCGCAACGGCGCGGCTGTCGCGTCGGTCTGCACCGGCGGGATGATCCTCGCTGCGGCCGGTGTCCTCGACGGCCGGCCAGCGACCACCCACCACGGGGCGATCGACGATCTCTACGAGACGGCGGCAGAAGTGATCGATGCGAGGGTCGTCGACGATGACGACGTGCTCACCGCCGGTGGCGTCACCTCAGGGATCGATCTCGCGCTGTGGCTCGTCGAACGGGATCTGGGTACTGACACCGCCGATACGGTCGCCCGCGAGATGGAGTACGAACGCCGCGGTGAGGTGTATCGAGCCGACTAACTCCTTCCGGGTGGGACGTCGACGGAACCGAACGTCTCAAACCACACTCGGTCGGATGCCTCGGCATGGGAACCCCGCTCGATTCGCGTGAGGCACAGGCCGCCGAGGTCATCGACCGCCTCGCAACCGAGTACCCCGACACGACGATTTCGCTTGACTTCTCCACCCGGTTCGAACTCCTCGTTGCGGTGATCCTCTCGGCACAGTGTACCGACGAGCGGGTGAACGAGACGACTGCCGACCTGTTCGAAACCTATTCATCGCCGGAAGCGTTCGCGAACGCACCCCAGGAAGAACTCGCCGAAGCCCTGAACTCGATTACCTACTACAACAACAAAGCGAGCTACATCCGCGAATCAGCCCAGATCGTTGTCGACGAGCACGATGGCGAAGTTCCGGACACGATGACCGAACTCACCGACCTCCCCGGTGTGGGGCGAAAGACCGCGAACGTCGTGCTCCAGCACGGTCACGATGTCGTCGAAGGAATCGTCGTCGACACCCACGTCCAGCGGATCACCCGGCGGCTCGGGCTCACCGACGAGAAACGTCCCGAGAAGATCGAGACCGATCTGATGGCGTTCGTGCCCGAGGATCGCTGGCAGGCGTTCACGCACCTGTTCATCAGTCACGGTCGGGCGACCTGCACCGCGCGAAACCCCGACTGTGCCGACTGCACGCTCGAAGACATCTGTCCGTCATCGAAAGCCGATTCGGCCGTCGATCTCGCCAGCGGCGAGGCGTGGTGAACGACGGCCACCGATCGATCGTTTGTTTCGAACGATTGCGTGCCGTTTCGACCGAAAACGGATGAACGGCCGGCGGGGGTTTTTGCGGAGTATCCCGAAGCGATGGATGCAGCCAGTCCCGGGCTGCACTGCTGCGCGTGGCATCAGCCGATCGGTCCGGACCGGGACCGATCGGTTTTCACTCGACGAGACTCGATTCAGAACAGATAGCGGAGCGCGTACCTGGCCATCCCCACGATGTACGCCAGCAGCCAGAAGATCACGTAGCCGAACACGCCGATCCGGAGCCGGCTCCGCCAGTGATCCATCCGATCGGAGCCGATTTCGTCGAGCAGCACGTCCTCGTTGTAGTCGTGATAGAGGTTGTGCTCGCGCTTCGCGCGAAATATCCTGACGATCCCCGTGAAGCCAAACGCGAGCATTGCGTACGCCTGTAATCCCAAGATGGCGTGGAGCGCCGACGCACCACCCAACTGCTGGAACAGACGGGGCAACATCCACACCAGCAGGGGGATCGTCGTGAGCGCGAGGCCGGTGACGATGAACTTGAGATGGTAGGTCAGCACGCCCCACGTCACCTTCTCGGTGTCGATCATGATCCACGCACCGTAGAGAAAGCAGGGAAAGCTCGCCGTGACCAGCACCGCGACGATCGTCGCCACCGTCGCGTCGGCCAGCCCGAACATGGGAGAACTCGCCGCCGTGGGCGCTAAAGGTTGCCGAAACCCGCTCACGGGCGGTCGGAAAGCCTAACCCGGCCCGTGGCGTAGGTTGGGTGATGGCCGATCCTCGATCCTCGTCGTCGAGCGACGACGGGACCGCGGATGCGAGCGACCGCCCGGCGGACCGAGCCGAGGCTTCGGACGACGAGACGGCCGAACTCCGCCGACAGGTCGAGGAAACCTACGACTTCGAGGAGTTCGGGCCGCGGGACATGGCCGAGATGAGTCCCGAGGAGTGGGACGCCGCCTTCGACGAAGAGGCATGGATCACGGGCACGGAGCTCCTCGATCGCGTCGAGTCCGATCTGCTGAGTCGGGTTGCCGACCGGGAAGTGTTCGCCCGGATCGAGCGCGTCGACGATGGATTGCTCGCATACTCCGACGAGGGGTACGCCCACGTCGCGCCCGACGGCAGCGTCGAGGGCCGGGGAACCGTGCTGCGTGACGTCAAACCCACGGTCGCGCTCTGCTCGATGGACGACTACGACGTACCGAAGCCGCCCGACGGCGACCCGCTTCCCGATCCCGCGACGGTGCCGGAGGGGGGCGGCGAACTCGGTAACTGGATGCTACAAACCGTGGCCGCCGCCCAGCTCCTCGTCGGTCTCGGGTTGATCGGGGCGTATCTCGTGCTCTCGAGTGTCAGTACGATCGCCGCGCCCGTGCTCGGCCTGCTGTTCGTGGTGTTTTCGCTGCTGCTCTTCCTCCAAGTAGCGAACGCCCGGCTCTCGGACAAGTTCCGGGCGGAGGAGTACCGCGACCGGCTGCGTGCGGTCGGCGTCGGCTCGGGCGAGCGTCCCGATGTCCTGCCGGAGAAATACCGTGACGCTGACGGCGGACAGCCGGCCGGTGCGATCGCCGACACCGAGGCCGACGAGGAACGTTCACAGGGGGCCGACGGACGCGACGCCGAGGACTCCCGCCCGTCGGCATAGTGGCCACGGGCCCCGCATTCGGTGGACTTATGCGAAGCCAGACCCGAGTGCGGACACACATGAACAGGCGGGATTTTCTGCTGGCGACAAGTGTCGCGGCCGGCGGCACAGCCGCCAGCGGGGCGGCCGCCGCACAGCAGGGCAACGCCTCCGGTGGCAGCAACGAAACCGGGGGCGGCAACGCCACTGGCGGCAATCAAAGCGCCGGTGGGAATCAGAGCAGCGGTAACGCGACCGGTGGCAACGCAACCGGTGGAAACCAGAGCGCGGGCGGTGGCGGTGGTGGTGGCGGCACGACGACGACAGTACAGGTCGGTACCGGCTCGGGAACCTCCTTCGGTCCCGAGGAAGTCACCATCGCACCCGGTGGCACCGTCGTCTGGGAGTGGACCGGCGAGGGCGGCGCACACAACGTCGTCGCCGAGGACGAATCGTTCAACAGCGGGAGCCCGGAGGAAGGCAGCGGCATTACCTTCCAGCACACCTTTCAGGAAACCGGTGAGTTCCCTTATTACTGTGCACCCCACGAGGCCGTTGGGATGGTTGGCACCGTCATCGTGCAGGAAGGTGGCGCGAGCAGTGGCGGCGGTGGCGGCGAGGAGGAAGTCGATCCTGAGGAGATGGGCGTGGCGTTTCAAGCACACTTCGTCGGGATTGCCACTCTCCTGATGATGGTGATGTCGTTGATCTACACGTTCTTCGCCGTGAAATACGGTGAATCGCCGAACGCGAATGGAGGGAACAACTGATGAGTTCCTCCGGGAGCACGTACGGCGACATCCACCGGTACGAGCCGGCCCGCGAGAGTACCGCGGCCGCGATCGCGATCGTCCTCCTGACGGTGGTCGAGGTGGTGTTCGTTGGACTGTTCGCCTACGGCCTCGTCAGTGGATGGGGGACCGACGAACTCGGCAACATGTATCTCGGCGCGGCGCTCGCGATCGTGTTCGTGGATCTCGCCTTCATTCTCTCGCTCTACCGCAAGGAGTTCCTGCCGGACGTGATGATCGTCAAAAAACGCCGCCGGAAGTGGGAGGACCTCTACATTCGCGAGGAACAGCAGACGGGGACGAGCGCCACCGACGGCGCGTGGGACTCCGTGAAACGTGCAGTCTACCCCTACTACAAGCGATAAACCATGCCAGAAAACGAAGACCGATATCCAGCCGAGTCCGGACGAAGACGGTTCGTGAAGGGTGTCGTCGGTGCCTCAGCGCTCGGCGCGACCGGGATCTCGACCGCGCTCGCGACCAATCTCACCACCACCTCCTCAGGGGCCGGTGGCGGGGCGATCCAGTACTACGGCATCGAGAACACCGACGGGCCGGCTCCGCGTGGGTTGCCACAGATCCCCGTCGAGATCGACGACGAAGGCAATCTCAAAGGGATCTGGCCCGAAGTGAAGACGGAGACGGTCAACAACGAGGAGGTCCAGATCGCGGAGATGCAGCTCGGTGGCACCACCTACTCCAGCGAGTGGTTCCAGTACTGTGGCGTCCAGACCTACCCGGGTGTTCGGCCCGACACCGATCAGAGCAACTTCTTTCGGTCCGCCTCCTCGTCGAGCTACGATTGGCAGAGCGACATCGAAACCGGGGCACAGCTCACCGTTAGTGACTTCGACGACTACGAGACGTGGGGCAACGACATCGGCGAGAGCGGGATCGGCAAACCGGCACAGGCGACGTGGCGCTCGCAGGACCTTCCACCGCAGGAGACGATCCCGATTCAGGTCCTCAGAAGCACACGGATCGAAGAGATGGCGAAATCCGCCAGCGACCCGGCGGTTCGGGAGTGGCTGCAAGCCAGCACCGACCAGGGATTCATCGCGTGGCTCAACAAGTGTACCCACTTCTGTTGTGTCCCAGGGTTCAAGGAAACCGCCGAGTTCGGCGCGGCGAACTCGGTGTACTGTCCGTGCCACCAGTCGGTGTACGATCCGTTCAGCATCGTTCAGCGGCAGTTTACGTCGCTGCCGCGGCCCGAAGACACCGGGAGCAGCGAGTCCAGCTCCGGCGGTGGTGAGTGATCGATGAGTCTCGAACGTAGCGACGACCACGATCACGAAGGGTGGATGGAGCGAAAGGATCTCACGCCGATCGAGTCGACGTATCTCACCGTTCTGCTCTGGCTCGACAAGCGGTTGCGGCTGGTCGACTACCTCGAAGTCCTGGAGAACCTCTACTACAAGGTCAACCTCCAGATGCCGAAAAGCCACACCGAGCAGTACAACCTCGACAACAAGTTCTGGTACTGGTATCCGCTCTACGCGCTCGGGAGTTTCTCGACGATCGCGTACGTCGTCGCCGCCATCTCGGGCGCGCTGCTCGGCTTCTATTACTCGCCGGCAGCGGCGTCGGGGGCCTGTACCATCGACGGCGCATCGGTGGCGTACTGTTCGCTCACCGCGATCATGACCGACATCAACTTCGGGTTCATGCTCCGGTCGATTCACCGGTGGGCGGCGCAGGTGATGACCGCCGCCGTGTTCCTCCACATGCTCCGGGTCTACTTCACCGGCGCGTACAAGGAGCCCCGCGAGCTCAACTGGATCCTCGGCATCGTGCTCATCTCGCTCACGATGGTGTTCGGCTACACCGGCTACCTGCTGACCTGGGACCAGCTCGCGTACTGGGCGGGCCAGATCGGCGTCGAGATGAGCCTCTCGATCCCGCTGATCGGCGAGTGGGTCGCTCAGCTCATCTTCGGCGGGTTCTCGCTCGGTCAGGCAACCCTGATGCGGATGTATATCCTCCACGTGTTCTTCCTGCCGTTCGTGGTGACGGCGCTCATTGCCGTGCACATCGGCATCGTCTGGATGCAGGGCATCGCGGAACCCCACTAAGACAATGACCCGAGACAACGCCACCGACACGGACGAATCGAACGGGACCGACACGGGCGAGGGCGTCGCCGCCGACGGTACCGGCATCGTCGCGCCCGACGACGAGACCCCGACGTGGAGCGAGCGCAAGGAGCGTACCCAGGGGCTCTCACGGCTGACCTACGAGTACTTCGAACGGTCGCGCCGCGAGGACCAGGACCTCCGTACGGAGTCGAGCTACGTCGAGCGCGACGTGCTCGCGTTCCCGACGTGGCCCCACGAGATGGTCCGCAACCTCGCGCTGACGAGTTTCTTCGTCGGTCTGATCATCTTCCTCGCGGCGACGCTGCCGCCACACCTCGGCGCGCCCGCGAACCCGAGCCAGACGCCCGCGATCATCCTGCCGGACTGGTATCTCTACTGGTCGTTCGGCCTGCTGAAACTCGGGCCGTTGAACCCCGACCTCGCCGTCCTCGGTGGGAGTAAGCTCCTCCAGGACTCCACGTACGGCGTGCTCGCCAACCTCGTGGTGGTCGGGTTCATCGCGATCGTTCCCTTCCTCAACAAGGGGAGCGCGCGCCGGCCGGTCGAACAGCCGTTCTGGTCGGCCGTCGGCGTGTTCGGCGTGGTGTTCGCTGCGATGATCAGCACGCTGGCGATCAAGAACCTCGTGCCGGCGTGGATCGACACCAAGCTCCTGTTCGATCTGACCTTCCTCCTGCCGTTCGTGGCGGGGTTCATCACCTACGGCATCCTCCGGGCGATGCGTGAGGGGTACATGTTCGACCTGAACCGGCGGTACTACCGGCTCCGGCCGCCGCGGTAGCGTCGTGGGTTCAGACACCGGTTCCGGTTCCGAGGCCGACGGCAGCGACGGCGGGAACAGGGGCCGCGAGATCGTCGTCCCGCTGCGGACCTACAAGGCGGTCACGGTGTTCTCGACGCTGGTCGCAATCGTCTGCGTGCTGCTCGGGTTCGCCTTTCTCGACGCTGCCACTGCCGAGGCTGGCCCACTGCCGGTGTTGTTCGATCTGCTGCCATCGGTCGGACTCCCGGTCGGCTCGGACGTGGTCTCGCTCGTGCTCGTTCTGATCGGACTCGCACTCATCGGGCTCGGTGCCGGGGTGTACGTGCTCGGGACCCGCTTTCGCACCACGGGGATGCGGAACGCTCAAGACGACAGCGACGAACCCTCAGGCAATGAGTGACGAATTCGCCAAGGGGCTGGCGATGCTCACCGGCGGGCTGCTCGGCTGGATGGTGCTCTCGGGCTGGTACACCACCGAGAGCTTCGAGTCGACGAACCAGCTCATCGCCGAGCCACCGTCCGGCCTCGAGCTGTTCGGGACGCTTTCGCTCACCCTGCGGGAAGCCCTGTTCTGGTTCGCCATCGTCGGCGCGCTCGTCTTCTGGGTCCTCATCCCAGCGGGCCGCCAAGCGCGCATCGCGTGGAACGAACGCCAGTCGAGCTAACCTGCGTTTCGCGACCGACTTTCGACTCGAACTCCTTCCTTTTGAGCGACGGATGACCGCTGAACTGGCAGCGGCGGTGCGGGCCTGGCGTCTCGACGAATGCCAGAGCACGCTTTGCGTGCTCCGAACTCTCGTTCACTTCAGTTCACGAGAACGAAGTGAGTCAAGGCTCAGGAGAGCGAGGCTCTCCTGGCGGATGAAGGGCGAGCGAGTGAAACGAGTGAGGGCTTCGGCGGTGCTGTACGAAGCGGTTGCGGAAAGCGCCAGCAGTTCTACCGCTCGCTTCGCTCACGGAGACAGGTCTTTGCAGGGGATTCGAGGGAGCGAGCGAAGCGGGTGACCGAGAACCTCCTGTAAAAAGTAGGTGCTTAGTAGAACTCGCGGACGAGGTCGGTCGCGTCCTCGGGTGCGCCGTCCGGAATGTCGGCCATGTTCTCGTCGAGCCCGTGGCGCTCGTTGTACGGCACGGACTCCTCGTCCTGATAGATGACGCCCTGATACTCGGTGTCGTCGTCCATGATCTTCGCTTCGGCGGCGTCGCGATCGGTCGGGTCGTGGTCTTCCTCGTCGAGGTCGACGATCGTATCCCGGAAGTAGTCGTAGGTGTCGACGTCGTTGAACGTCACGCACGGGCTGTAGACGTTCACGAACCCGAACCCGTCGTGTTCGACCGCCTGCTGGACGATCTCGGTGTGGCGCTGGGCGTCCGACGAGAACGACTGGGCGATGAAGCTGCCGTCGGCGGCGAGCGCGAGTGCGAGCGGGTTGACCGGTGCCTGTTTCGGCCCGTCGGGCGTCGTCGCCGTCTCGAAGTCCTCGCGCGATGTCGGCGAGGCCTGCCCCTTCGTGAGGCCGTAGATGCGGTTGTCCATCACGACGTAGGTCATGTCCATGTTCCGCCGGACCGCGTGGACGAAGTGGCCCGCGCCGATGGAGTAGCCGTCGCCGTCGCCGCCCGAGACCATCACTTCGAGGTCGGGGTTCGCGCTCTTGACACCGATGCCAACCGGGAGTGCACGGCCGTGGACGCCGTGGAGCGCGTAGCTGTGCATGTACGTGCCGATCTTGCCCGAGCAGCCGATACCCGCCACCACGAACGTGTTGTCGGGATCGTTGCCGGTGTTGGCGAGCGCCTTCATCATCCCGTTCATCGTCCCGAAGTCGCCGCAGCCGGGACACCACGTGGGCTGCTTGTCGGACTTGAAGTCGGTGAATCTGACGTCTGAACTCATGTGGG encodes:
- a CDS encoding DUF7315 family membrane protein, whose translation is MGSDTGSGSEADGSDGGNRGREIVVPLRTYKAVTVFSTLVAIVCVLLGFAFLDAATAEAGPLPVLFDLLPSVGLPVGSDVVSLVLVLIGLALIGLGAGVYVLGTRFRTTGMRNAQDDSDEPSGNE
- a CDS encoding DUF7314 family protein, with product MSDEFAKGLAMLTGGLLGWMVLSGWYTTESFESTNQLIAEPPSGLELFGTLSLTLREALFWFAIVGALVFWVLIPAGRQARIAWNERQSS
- a CDS encoding 2-oxoacid:ferredoxin oxidoreductase subunit beta, coding for MSSDVRFTDFKSDKQPTWCPGCGDFGTMNGMMKALANTGNDPDNTFVVAGIGCSGKIGTYMHSYALHGVHGRALPVGIGVKSANPDLEVMVSGGDGDGYSIGAGHFVHAVRRNMDMTYVVMDNRIYGLTKGQASPTSREDFETATTPDGPKQAPVNPLALALAADGSFIAQSFSSDAQRHTEIVQQAVEHDGFGFVNVYSPCVTFNDVDTYDYFRDTIVDLDEEDHDPTDRDAAEAKIMDDDTEYQGVIYQDEESVPYNERHGLDENMADIPDGAPEDATDLVREFY